A region from the Streptomyces lydicus genome encodes:
- a CDS encoding S1 family peptidase, producing MRSYRKPLSRSLALGAVALAAVSLQPGSASAAPSAAPSGSVHHQVVGGTKAGQGEFPFMVRLSMGCGGALYAKDIVLTAAHCVDGSGANTSITATAGVADLEDSHAVKVNSTQVLQAPGYNGKGKDWALIKLAKPIDQPTLKIAEDDKLNNGDFTIAGWGADKEGGDQQRYLLKATVPFVDDAACQKAYGDQLTPGDEICAGKLDTGGIDTCQGDSGGPMFRKDDAGQWLQVGIVSWGEGCARPGKPGVYSEVSTFAANIKKAAGELGG from the coding sequence TTGCGCAGCTACCGGAAGCCCCTCAGCAGATCCCTTGCCCTCGGCGCCGTCGCCCTTGCCGCCGTCAGCCTTCAGCCCGGCTCGGCCTCGGCCGCCCCCTCGGCCGCCCCGTCCGGCTCCGTCCACCATCAGGTCGTCGGCGGCACCAAGGCCGGCCAGGGTGAATTCCCGTTCATGGTCCGGCTGTCGATGGGTTGCGGCGGCGCCCTGTACGCCAAGGACATCGTGCTCACCGCCGCGCACTGCGTCGACGGCAGCGGTGCGAACACCTCCATCACGGCCACCGCCGGCGTGGCCGACCTGGAGGACTCCCACGCCGTCAAGGTGAACTCCACGCAGGTCCTCCAGGCCCCCGGCTACAACGGCAAGGGCAAGGACTGGGCGCTCATCAAGCTCGCCAAGCCGATCGACCAGCCCACGCTGAAGATCGCCGAGGACGACAAGCTCAACAACGGCGACTTCACCATCGCCGGCTGGGGCGCCGACAAGGAGGGCGGCGACCAGCAGCGCTACCTCCTCAAGGCCACCGTGCCGTTCGTCGACGACGCCGCCTGCCAGAAGGCCTACGGCGACCAGCTGACGCCCGGCGACGAGATCTGCGCCGGCAAGCTGGACACCGGCGGCATCGACACCTGCCAGGGGGACTCCGGCGGCCCGATGTTCCGCAAGGACGACGCCGGGCAGTGGCTCCAGGTCGGCATCGTCTCCTGGGGCGAGGGCTGCGCACGTCCCGGCAAGCCCGGTGTCTACAGCGAGGTGAGCACCTTCGCCGCGAACATCAAGAAGGCCGCGGGCGAACTGGGCGGCTGA
- a CDS encoding sensor histidine kinase, producing MALLLLVGLEALATARQPARPHLIVVAAGLVVCLCAVPSERILPTGRGWTAATVSLTASAALTAGQHAREVWGLGEGIALLVLLAAVIRRAPGRTAAVLGPLLGLACVLAPLRDVRPGLFTVVSAVLTVVVAAYSAILRRQDARRLRDLAAVRAAERLELARELHDLVAHHVTGIVVQARAARFTALEGRPAGATLERIEASGSEALGAMRRLVRVLREDGAHPHPVAGLAEVRALTEAFARTGPPVVLSVDTGLAQTLPDDVAAAVYRIVREALTNVRKHAADATAVRIGLRSVPFGAELRIANDGGRPARLGEQARGGGFGLAGLTERAEAMGGRLLAGPAAEGGWELTAVLPLDSGATA from the coding sequence CTGGCACTGCTCCTCCTCGTCGGGCTCGAAGCGCTGGCGACGGCCCGACAGCCCGCCCGGCCGCACCTGATCGTGGTGGCCGCCGGCCTCGTGGTCTGTCTGTGTGCGGTGCCCTCCGAGCGGATCCTGCCGACCGGCCGTGGGTGGACCGCGGCAACCGTCTCCCTCACCGCGTCGGCGGCGCTGACCGCCGGGCAGCACGCACGGGAAGTGTGGGGCCTGGGCGAGGGCATCGCCCTGCTCGTCCTGCTCGCCGCCGTGATCCGCCGGGCGCCCGGCCGCACCGCCGCCGTCCTCGGCCCGCTGCTGGGCCTGGCCTGTGTGCTCGCCCCGCTGCGGGACGTCAGGCCGGGGCTGTTCACCGTCGTCTCCGCCGTGCTCACCGTGGTCGTCGCCGCGTATTCGGCGATCCTGCGCCGGCAGGACGCCCGGCGGCTGCGCGATCTCGCGGCCGTGCGGGCCGCCGAACGCCTGGAACTGGCGCGGGAGCTGCACGACCTGGTCGCCCACCATGTCACCGGCATCGTCGTCCAGGCCCGCGCCGCCCGCTTCACCGCTCTCGAAGGCCGGCCGGCCGGCGCCACCCTCGAACGGATCGAGGCCTCCGGCAGCGAGGCGCTGGGCGCGATGCGCCGCCTGGTGCGGGTCCTGCGCGAGGACGGGGCACACCCGCACCCGGTCGCCGGGCTCGCCGAGGTCCGGGCGCTGACCGAGGCGTTCGCCCGCACCGGCCCGCCGGTCGTCCTCTCCGTCGACACCGGCCTGGCACAGACGCTGCCGGACGATGTGGCCGCGGCGGTCTACCGCATCGTGCGCGAGGCGCTGACCAACGTCCGCAAGCACGCGGCGGACGCCACGGCGGTACGGATCGGCCTGCGATCGGTCCCCTTCGGCGCGGAGCTGCGCATCGCCAACGACGGCGGCCGCCCGGCCCGCCTCGGCGAACAAGCCCGCGGCGGCGGCTTCGGACTGGCCGGCCTCACCGAACGGGCCGAGGCGATGGGCGGACGGCTCCTCGCGGGCCCCGCCGCCGAGGGCGGCTGGGAACTCACCGCCGTACTGCCCCTCGACAGCGGGGCGACGGCCTGA
- a CDS encoding Uma2 family endonuclease, with translation MSIESVDYSNGVDPERALKYAIQHIKGERAQIVEGVIEPVSPTWDHEAAAETIRDQIRARARELDCVTGSGNLDLPGSSNWYVPDIAVVPAAAAKGAGALLPADTLLVVEVTSESNAETDRVVKRRRYAEYGAPLYLLVDRQERSVTVYSEPGELGYTRADGPHPYGTTVRLPEPFGLELDTTGL, from the coding sequence ATGAGCATCGAGTCCGTCGACTACAGCAACGGCGTCGACCCCGAACGCGCCCTCAAGTACGCCATCCAGCACATCAAGGGCGAACGGGCCCAGATCGTCGAAGGGGTCATCGAACCGGTGTCACCGACTTGGGACCACGAAGCCGCAGCCGAGACGATCCGCGACCAGATCCGCGCGCGGGCCCGGGAGCTGGACTGTGTCACCGGGTCCGGGAACCTGGACCTGCCGGGTTCCTCCAACTGGTACGTCCCGGACATCGCCGTCGTGCCGGCCGCGGCCGCGAAAGGCGCCGGAGCGCTGCTGCCCGCGGACACCCTCCTCGTGGTCGAGGTCACCAGTGAGTCGAACGCGGAGACGGACCGGGTCGTGAAGCGACGGCGGTACGCGGAGTACGGGGCGCCGCTGTACCTCCTGGTCGACCGTCAGGAGCGTTCGGTGACGGTGTACTCGGAGCCCGGTGAACTCGGGTACACGCGGGCGGACGGCCCCCACCCGTACGGCACGACGGTGCGTCTTCCGGAGCCGTTCGGCCTTGAGCTGGACACCACCGGCCTGTAG
- a CDS encoding response regulator, translating to MPISVVIADDQEVVRMGFRTVLESLPDIEVVAEATDGEAALAAVERLRPDVLLLDIRMPGTDGLEVTRRLTGPPADHPVGHPADRPVGHPADRPEGRHTPGIVIVTTFDLDEYVHAALHGGASGFLLKDARPALLVEAVRAAAVGHSVLSPSVAARLLRELSPAGGRGRAASRTPSEPLTGRERDVVRALAGGRTNAEIAGALYLSLSTVKSHLANVQIKLAARNRVEVAFWAWESGLSSGGP from the coding sequence ATGCCGATCAGTGTGGTGATCGCGGACGACCAGGAAGTGGTCCGGATGGGCTTCCGGACGGTTCTGGAGAGCCTGCCCGACATCGAGGTCGTCGCCGAGGCCACCGACGGCGAGGCCGCCCTCGCGGCCGTCGAACGGCTGCGTCCCGATGTGCTGCTGCTGGACATCCGGATGCCCGGGACCGACGGACTGGAGGTCACCCGGCGGCTGACCGGGCCCCCCGCCGACCACCCCGTCGGCCACCCCGCCGACCGCCCCGTCGGCCACCCCGCCGACCGCCCCGAGGGCCGGCACACCCCTGGGATCGTCATCGTCACCACCTTCGACCTGGACGAATATGTGCACGCCGCGCTGCACGGCGGCGCCTCGGGCTTCCTGCTCAAGGACGCCCGCCCCGCGCTGCTCGTGGAGGCCGTACGGGCCGCCGCCGTCGGCCACTCCGTGCTCTCGCCCTCGGTCGCCGCCCGGCTGCTGCGCGAGCTGTCCCCGGCCGGCGGCAGGGGCCGGGCCGCTTCCCGCACCCCGTCCGAGCCGCTGACCGGCCGCGAACGGGACGTCGTCCGGGCGCTGGCCGGCGGCCGGACCAACGCCGAGATCGCCGGCGCCCTGTATCTGTCGCTGTCCACGGTCAAGTCCCATCTGGCGAACGTGCAGATCAAACTGGCTGCCCGCAACCGGGTCGAGGTCGCCTTCTGGGCCTGGGAGAGCGGCCTGTCCTCCGGCGGCCCGTGA